A stretch of DNA from Panulirus ornatus isolate Po-2019 chromosome 14, ASM3632096v1, whole genome shotgun sequence:
ACTTCTGGAGGGGGCTTGTCCTTCCTGAAACATCTAGTATATCCCCTTTATCTTTTAAAGATATATAACGTAAAAGTTATCTTGCTCTAAGGTCATACAAAGATGTCTTCAGTATCGCACCTCACTGACTCCAATGCTCCTCGGTGCTTGTATCGTCACTGAACCAGACTGTTAATGATTTAATACACTGATCAAATTCACTCGTTATTTGATAAACTCGTGGTACCACCTCCTACAGATTGTACTTGGACGGGTACCCCACATACTTTTTTTCCTCAGAGATGACTCTTAATATGCAGTTAACCCACAGGTGGTGATGCTATGTTTGGCGCTGGTAGAGGCAGCAGATCCACTATCCAGACAGTTAGTGTCCCTGGCCACTGATGGTCTATTGCCAACCACCCTTGCCCACCAGTGTTCTCGCACAGCCTCGCATGCCCACGCCCACCTAGCTGGAGGTGCCTTGGCAGCCCTACTGGCTCTTCTTTTCAGCCATGTTCTCCTTCTACAGGTAAGAGGGTCAGGACACCAGTAATGTAGCTCAGCCTACATAGGGAGCATCCAGTGAGTACCATCAGTAGAAGTGTGCATACCTCCCCACCTGCTGCAAATGAGAGTGATGTGCTTATTTTCCTTACTCTTCTCCTGGTAGCTAAACTGATGAGATGGTGTATATTTGAGGAAGAAGCATAGATGGTGTACATGTTGTATCTTGAGATTGCTCCTGGACTATTCATTATTAAACACCGAAGTTGTCCTTTGTGGAACATGTGCTTAATGAAGTTTGTAGATGATATTACAGATCAGTACATATTGGAATGATTAGTTAATGGCTTTCTTCTTGAAATGCACAAATGGATTCCCTTGGAGAGCAAAGGATTTGTGTGTGagcctgtattttttttttttaggctttaCTGTTTGCTGTTATAGATAAACGAATAAATTTTGCAGTTCATCATCTATATTGCTAAGAATCATTTTGTTTAGACATCTAGGTATTTGAGATGGAAACTTTCTTTAAGATTATTTGGATGACATAATTTTGTGCTTGTTGATTTGTTGGATTAAGTAATTAAGGCTCAGAAAGCATAGTCGTTAGTGTTGCAAACTCCAAGAAAATCCATCTATTACTCTGCAGCCCTTGTGGACAAAAGGTAGCTTACTGTTAGGCTTAGGAAATGTATAACTAATTACAGCCTCTTAAGAATGTGTTTGCAGTGGCATGAAAACCAACCGCATACTGTTCAGCATGAGGTGACCCTGTTCCTGATTGTTCTCCCTCAGGTGCTGGCCACTTGTGCCCTGTGtctacatgtggtggtggtcatgacAGTGATGTATCGCAGACATCGCTGTTCCTATGGATCTCTCTGCTCTGTAGCTGCCACTGCCTCATCTAGTGAGCCCTACAGCTACCAACACGTTGCACCTCCACACTCCCGTCAGGAAAGAACACTGCACTTCCTTAAGGTTAGAGTTGGATGCTCTTGAGATGGAATAGATATTCTAATATTCATGTAAATTAGTGTTTGTGTTATGGCTGTTATACCAGATTGATGTTTACAAGGTGGTGTGATTGTAACACTACAGGGAATGTGTACCATTGGTGTGTAGACATTGTACCATCATGTACCTGACATAATGATTAAATGATTGGACTACTAGTTTGGTACGCATTATCAGTGATGAAGAATTAGAACTTAAACACCGTTATGAATATTGTACCATGTGTATTATTACTCTCTGGTGTCTTGCAGGATGGGCTACGGGTCCTACCAACTAGAGTCCGGATTCAAAAGGACAGAGCCTCTTCTTTCACCTCTCCAGACTCTGAAAGTGGTGTCAGTGGCCTTGGTGTTGACATGCGTGACACTGTTCCTCTGTTGGATAATCCCCAGGATCCCGATACTTCACCCATTGCATCACCTCTTAATGacccactcacctctcccctccatgACCCAGAGTGGGCAAGTAGTGAGGTTGTGACCTCCAAGGAAGAGGGTCAGTCTGTCAGCCAGGAGATGAACACATCTGATACAGAGTCTGCAGCATCAGGATATGGCACTGACACTGAAGCAGAAGATGATATTGATGCAGTGGTGGCTGAATACCAGGAGAAGCTGCGAGTGGCCACACTGAACACAGGTGTACCCCATGCCCCAACGGTGGCCACTGCACGGCAGGCATGCATGGCCCTGACAGCACTGTTGcttatagtggtggtggcagcactaGTGGCTGTTTATGGATGGCAGAATGGTGGTGACCACCCATTCTTGGTGGTGGCCTTGTCAACATCCATGCTGGCTGCATTGGTGCTAGTAGCAGTTCTTACCCGACTACCCACCCTCCGCCCTGCTCACACCGCTTCCTTCAGGGTTCCAGCTGCTCCCTGGCTTCCAGCTGCT
This window harbors:
- the LOC139753150 gene encoding uncharacterized protein isoform X2; the protein is MVTWGGQSSGQLYTAAYQLVGEFVAYLLGVLNTLFTASTLAAVSKALSATMDYMSGGKVKHFVTSQVGRVPGTLVPPDFIAAGASLSVAVILALGLEQSGFLRLTMSLATLVGLLFFLVVGGLHTEQNPDHLHHAFNIGSSELLAGAAVCMAVYSSFYETGRLVKTQKRPHRVLPIALSLATGLTFLAFFALGIVLTLMTGNMIPPEGAPLIQALERRDVGWARLVLGSFQVVMLCLALVEAADPLSRQLVSLATDGLLPTTLAHQCSRTASHAHAHLAGGALAALLALLFSHVLLLQVLATCALCLHVVVVMTVMYRRHRCSYGSLCSVAATASSSEPYSYQHVAPPHSRQERTLHFLKDGLRVLPTRVRIQKDRASSFTSPDSESGVSGLGVDMRDTVPLLDNPQDPDTSPIASPLNDPLTSPLHDPEWASSEVVTSKEEGQSVSQEMNTSDTESAASGYGTDTEAEDDIDAVVAEYQEKLRVATLNTGVPHAPTVATARQACMALTALLLIVVVAALVAVYGWQNGGDHPFLVVALSTSMLAALVLVAVLTRLPTLRPAHTASFRVPAAPWLPAAALLLNVILLVQVLRHSWLIITIYTTTGLAWYFAYGMSHSNLATQEVVTRRGPSSEVIHLEPLTPPSLTATFLQASPQLLHDPSHLGSHQQHFTRLTQVDTVLITR